One window of Nymphaea colorata isolate Beijing-Zhang1983 chromosome 1, ASM883128v2, whole genome shotgun sequence genomic DNA carries:
- the LOC116252393 gene encoding alcohol acyltransferase 9-like, whose amino-acid sequence MAIRRELPDCHHRLAPTLIRPCSATPSHTLYLSNLDDCMFIRFSVKYLFLFRVSPEVESMKSSLSAVLNHYYPLSGRLRQSRESEKKLELECTAEGALFVEAFMDTTADEFQQFPGLLGSSWRKLHHEVGDQPFISVPPLVVQVTHLRCGGLILCASIAHCLCDGIGSSQFLNAWADACRDPTSPLLVPPCWGREALKPRNPPRIEFSHGTELAQQEAGSGGAAMAGEPLIHVWVTFEAEEISRLKRRCIPALNCTSFEVLAAHIWRCWARAMFGAEATNGRPKKEGQVVGLFFPADVRGKLDPPLPVGFYGNSLSLASMGRHCGVLLTEQIHQTVKGIQRAKDMALSDAYARSEIDLLALHQPVDNPTSILIVSQWYRLGLERVDFGSGPPVLLSGSTVDHYCLLLPVLGKPKAMAIQVSVRESMADALECYLRELEDAQGDEKPLPDVAVV is encoded by the exons ATGGCGATTCGTCGTGAGCTCCCGGATTGCCACCATCGCCTGGCGCCGACGCTCATCCGACCGTGCTCTGCAACCCCGAGCCACACCCTCTACCTCTCCAACCTTGACGACTGCATGTTCATCAGGTTCTCGGTTAAGTACCTTTTCCTCTTCCGTGTTTCCCCCGAGGTGGAGTCCATGAAGTCGTCCCTCTCAGCGGTGCTCAACCACTACTACCCTCTGTCCGGCAGACTGAGGCAGAGCCGCGAGAGCGAGAAGAAGCTGGAGCTGGAGTGCACGGCAGAGGGCGCCCTCTTCGTGGAGGCCTTCATGGACACCACGGCGGACGAGTTCCAGCAGTTCCCCGGCTTGCTCGGCTCCTCCTGGCGTAAGCTCCACCATGAAGTGGGCGACCAACCTTTCATCTCCGTCCCTCCTCTGGTAGTTCAG GTGACACATTTGAGGTGCGGGGGGCTCATACTTTGCGCCAGCATTGCGCATTGCCTGTGTGATGGCATTGGGAGTTCTCAATTCCTAAATGCATGGGCAGACGCATGCCGCGATCCCACCTCCCCACTCTTGGTCCCGCCGTGTTGGGGCCGGGAGGCCCTGAAGCCCCGCAACCCACCTCGCATCGAGTTCAGCCACGGCACAGAGTTGGCGCAGCAAGAGGCGGGATCAGGTGGCGCCGCCATGGCCGGCGAACCCCTGATTCATGTCTGGGTGACCTTTGAAGCCGAGGAGATTTCCAGGCTAAAGCGTCGATGTATTCCGGCATTGAACTGCACTTCTTTCGAGGTGCTCGCTGCACACATTTGGAGATGCTGGGCGCGGGCCATGTTCGGTGCAGAAGCAACCAATGGACGCCCCAAGAAAGAGGGGCAGGTCGTTGGGCTCTTCTTCCCGGCGGACGTACGAGGCAAACTGGACCCTCCACTGCCGGTTGGATTCTATGGAAACTCCCTCTCGTTAGCGTCCATGGGGCGCCATTGTGGGGTACTACTGACAGAGCAAATCCACCAAACCGTGAAGGGAATACAGAGGGCCAAAGATATGGCGCTCTCCGATGCATATGCCCGCTCAGAAATCGACTTGCTGGCGTTGCATCAGCCGGTAGATAACCCGACCTCGATTCTCATCGTATCACAGTGGTATAGGCTAGGGCTCGAGAGGGTGGACTTCGGGTCAGGGCCGCCTGTGCTTCTCAGCGGCTCTACGGTCGACCACTACTGCTTGTTGCTGCCAGTTTTGGGGAAACCTAAGGCCATGGCTATTCAAGTTTCTGTGCGTGAGAGCATGGCCGATGCCTTGGAGTGCTACCTCAGGGAGCTGGAAGACGCCCAAGGGGATGAGAAACCACTACCCGATGTGGCCGTAGTTTGA
- the LOC116244995 gene encoding uncharacterized protein LOC116244995, whose translation MAAKLFSACFGRKGCRKDSSDNAAKVHTANAQDPASGEEQRKGGSVLVELFTSQGCATSPEAELLISRLGRGELPDDAPPVIILAYHVEYWDYLGWKDPFGSMLWTARQKAYVEALQQDTIYTPQVVVQGRAECFGTNEEALLAEISKAQQFSGPTMQATFERKTPETLQVSLSGALRTKVDGKGMDIMVALYENGLVTEVSSGENKGQVMKNDFVVRVLEKMCTVRDVSAKKTVSGTVNFNLWDGFDSSKCGIVVFLQNPSMQNFGCQQFQLPDDL comes from the exons ATGGCGGCGAAGCTGTTCTCTGCATGCTTCGGCCGCAAAGGTTGCAGAAAGGATTCATCGGACAATGCGGCTAAGGTCCACACGGCCAATGCTCAGGACCCTGCATCAGGGGAGGAGCAGAGGAAAGGAGGTTCGGTGTTGGTGGAGCTGTTCACCTCTCAAGGCTGTGCCACTTCGCCGGAGGCCGAGCTCCTGATCTCACGGCTCGGCCGCGGGGAATTGCCGGACGATGCACCTCCGGTGATCATCCTGGCATACCACGTTGAGTACTGGGACTATCTGGGATGGAAAGACCCCTTCGGGTCGATGTTGTGGACTGCCCGGCAGAAGGCGTACGTCGAGGCACTGCAGCAGGACACGATCTATACGCCGCAGGTGGTGGTGCAGGGCCGGGCTGAGTGCTTCGGCACCAACGAAGAGGCTCTCTTGGCAGAGATCAGCAAAGCACAGCAGTTTTCCGGCCCGACAATGCAG GCGACCTTCGAGAGGAAAACACCTGAAACCCTGCAAGTCTCTCTGAGTGGTGCGCTGAGGACGAAGGTGGACGGGAAGGGTATGGACATCATGGTAGCTCTGTATGAGAATGGGCTGGTGACGGAGGTTTCAAGTGGCGAGAACAAGGGGCAGGTTATGAAGAACGATTTCGTCGTTAGGGTGCTAGAGAAGATGTGCACCGTCCGCGATGTTTCGGCGAAGAAGACGGTGTCGGGAACGGTGAACTTCAACCTATGGGACGGATTTGATAGCAGCAAATGCGGCATTGTGGTTTTCCTGCAGAATCCTTCCATGCAGAACTTTGGGTGTCAGCAATTCCAGCTTCCCGATGACCTCTGA
- the LOC116246233 gene encoding secreted RxLR effector protein 161-like translates to MEENPTSFDEQHGIDSTDAAPASRRQMITRSMHGIVKPNPRYSLTCEKLPKEPRSIKEALSDTVTITISFPTGEENPQGYSDVDWVGCPVTRRSTTGYNIYLGTNCISWSAKKQPTVAQSSSEVEYRALAATIF, encoded by the exons ATGGAGGAAAatcctacatcctttgatgAACAACATGGAATTGATAGTACAGATGCTGCACCTGCTTCGAGAAGGCAAATGATAACTCGTTCAATGCATGGAATAGTGAAACCAAACCCTCGGTATTCACTCACTTGCGAAAAATTGCCTAAGGAACCACGATCCATTAAAGAAGCTTTGTCAGATACAG TCACAATCACAATTTCCTTTCCAACTGGTGAAGAAAATCCTCAG GGATACTCAGATGTTGACTGGGTAGGATGCCCAGTCACTCGGCGTTCAACAACAGGCTACAACATATACCTAGGAACTAATTGCATATCTTGGTCTGCTAAAAAGCAACCCACCGTGGCACAATCAAGTTCAGAGGTAGAGTATCGTGCACTAGCTGCAACAATATTCTAA